A window of Patescibacteria group bacterium contains these coding sequences:
- a CDS encoding signal peptidase II — translation MKNKTKIIYLILIGLILIFIDQLFKFIVVNYLPQDGFFVLNNNFGIASFQNLGVAFGLPMPKVIMYIVIFLILYFLLQKFQQELKKMNFIVLFSLMLVIAGAFSNLIDRVFRGFVVDYIHLFNLSVLNLADLYIISGIIIMIVLEFKKARK, via the coding sequence ATGAAAAACAAAACAAAAATTATATATTTGATTTTAATTGGTTTAATTCTTATTTTTATTGACCAATTATTTAAATTTATTGTTGTAAACTATCTTCCTCAAGATGGTTTTTTTGTTTTGAATAATAATTTTGGAATTGCTTCTTTTCAGAATCTTGGCGTTGCTTTTGGCTTGCCGATGCCAAAAGTGATTATGTATATCGTAATTTTCTTAATATTATATTTTTTATTGCAAAAATTTCAGCAAGAATTAAAAAAGATGAATTTTATTGTTTTATTTTCATTGATGCTAGTCATTGCTGGAGCTTTTTCAAATTTAATTGATAGAGTTTTTAGAGGTTTTGTGGTTGATTATATTCACCTATTTAATTTAAGCGTGTTAAACTTGGCTGATTTATACATAATTAGCGGAATTATTATTATGATTGTGCTGGAATTTAAGAAAGCTAGAAAATAA
- a CDS encoding helicase C-terminal domain-containing protein has product MKNQKIYVCLDIEVTDLLPSLGEIIEIAAIKFEGDKVIDEFQTFVNPKTEIPKIIKAVTGITDEMVKDAPLLHQIQDNLIKFIGDLPIIGHNISFDLGYLKAKGVDLPNKSYDTWKLATILLPSLGSHSLESLVSFLKMKNVQSHRAMGDVLATRELFSFLIAKIDELDIRILEDIRKLLTRHEWSLSELFINHKKVKNLKSKIINQKLKITTQTTNDVIPEFDLRQIEKMFADQGKLSKVFKNFEFRPNQIEMMKKVSETFLGDKHLVCEAGPGVGKSLAYLLPAVYFAKANNEKVVISTYTLNLQDQLLFKDIPIVRESVNFNFKAKKLVGRENYLCLRRFLELKSKKNLSEDELTVLVKILLWMPETPDGILNELSLSFQEEWVKKSLVCSSNFCLKRKCPNQKKCFYYKAKEEAKSADIVIINHALLAVSSDDENYLDYKHLIIDEAHHLEDSMTSQLTKFVSNEKIDEFLKNIKSILNKIGKKEKSEVTDKIFHNLEKLTNQTDLFFGILNIFIKNNAFQDFYNGRLKLLLTDRVRNYGEWWKVTGSINNLVLQFEVLEKSLTELLDHLKVNYSTDDKNWQEIIYDLDGLIMENRETKDLLKEIIVNPLENGIYWLTFREEKINLFSAPLNIDGYLKDNLFDKKETVILASATLTTDQGFDYFAKKLGLDETFDKIQIPSHYDFEKQATVILPTDFPLPNHNDFNNKTCEVLIDIGKKLKGKTLVLFTSYSAIRSVYKKLAFELRQEGVKVLAQGVTGGKMKLLNAFKSDKNTILLGTSSFWEGVDIPGENLSCLVITKIPFEVPSEPIFEARSSQYQNKFMQYSIPRAILTFKQGFGRLIRSKTDKGVVVMLDLRLENTDYGMKFLQALPKVGVSHHEIKEIGTEVEKFLEKH; this is encoded by the coding sequence ATGAAAAATCAAAAAATATACGTCTGTCTAGATATTGAAGTGACAGATCTTTTGCCAAGTCTTGGCGAGATTATTGAAATTGCAGCGATTAAATTTGAAGGAGATAAAGTAATTGATGAATTTCAGACTTTTGTTAATCCAAAAACAGAAATTCCAAAAATAATTAAAGCTGTAACTGGAATAACTGATGAAATGGTAAAGGATGCGCCATTGCTTCATCAAATTCAAGATAATTTAATTAAATTTATTGGCGATTTGCCGATCATTGGCCATAATATTTCATTTGATTTGGGATATTTAAAAGCAAAAGGTGTTGATTTGCCAAATAAATCTTATGATACTTGGAAATTAGCGACTATTCTGTTGCCATCGTTAGGCTCGCATAGCTTGGAATCATTAGTTTCTTTTTTAAAAATGAAAAATGTACAGAGCCATCGAGCGATGGGCGATGTTTTGGCGACACGCGAACTGTTTTCGTTTTTGATCGCTAAAATTGATGAACTGGATATTCGTATATTGGAAGATATTCGGAAATTGCTGACTAGACATGAATGGTCATTAAGTGAATTGTTCATAAATCATAAAAAAGTCAAAAATCTAAAATCTAAAATAATTAATCAAAAATTAAAAATAACTACGCAAACGACAAACGACGTTATTCCAGAATTTGATTTGAGGCAGATTGAAAAAATGTTTGCTGATCAAGGAAAATTGAGCAAAGTGTTTAAGAATTTTGAATTTCGGCCGAATCAAATCGAAATGATGAAAAAAGTGAGTGAAACTTTTTTGGGCGATAAACATTTGGTTTGTGAAGCAGGTCCTGGCGTTGGCAAATCACTCGCCTATTTATTACCAGCTGTTTATTTTGCCAAAGCAAACAATGAAAAAGTAGTAATTTCGACATACACGCTGAATTTGCAAGATCAATTATTGTTTAAGGATATCCCAATTGTTCGAGAATCAGTAAATTTTAATTTCAAAGCTAAAAAATTAGTTGGCAGAGAAAATTATTTGTGCTTGCGTCGATTCCTTGAATTAAAAAGTAAAAAAAACTTAAGCGAAGACGAATTAACTGTTTTAGTTAAAATATTATTATGGATGCCAGAAACTCCTGATGGCATTTTGAATGAATTGTCATTAAGCTTTCAGGAAGAATGGGTCAAAAAGAGCTTGGTTTGCAGTTCTAATTTTTGTTTGAAAAGAAAATGCCCAAATCAAAAGAAATGTTTTTATTATAAAGCAAAAGAAGAAGCAAAATCTGCTGATATTGTGATTATTAATCATGCTTTATTAGCTGTAAGTTCTGATGATGAGAATTATCTGGATTATAAACATTTGATTATTGATGAAGCGCATCATCTGGAAGATAGTATGACCTCGCAACTAACGAAATTTGTGTCAAATGAAAAAATTGATGAATTTTTGAAAAATATTAAATCAATTTTGAATAAAATTGGTAAAAAAGAAAAATCTGAGGTAACAGACAAGATTTTTCATAATTTGGAAAAATTAACCAATCAAACTGATCTATTTTTTGGCATTTTGAATATTTTTATTAAGAATAATGCTTTTCAAGATTTTTATAATGGCAGACTAAAATTATTGCTGACTGACAGAGTTCGAAATTATGGTGAATGGTGGAAAGTAACTGGCTCAATAAACAATTTAGTTTTGCAATTTGAAGTGCTTGAAAAAAGTCTAACTGAACTTTTGGATCATTTAAAGGTAAATTATTCAACAGATGACAAAAATTGGCAAGAAATTATTTATGATCTTGATGGCTTAATTATGGAGAATCGCGAAACTAAGGATTTGTTGAAGGAAATTATTGTTAACCCATTAGAAAATGGCATCTATTGGCTGACTTTCAGAGAAGAAAAGATTAATTTGTTTTCAGCACCTTTAAATATTGATGGTTATTTGAAAGATAATTTGTTTGATAAGAAAGAAACAGTCATCTTGGCATCAGCAACGCTAACAACTGATCAAGGTTTTGATTATTTTGCAAAAAAGCTTGGATTAGATGAAACTTTTGATAAAATTCAAATCCCCTCTCATTATGATTTTGAAAAACAAGCAACTGTTATTTTACCAACTGATTTTCCGTTGCCAAATCATAATGATTTTAATAATAAAACTTGCGAAGTGTTGATTGATATTGGAAAAAAATTAAAAGGAAAGACTTTGGTTCTTTTTACTTCTTATTCGGCAATCAGAAGTGTTTATAAAAAATTGGCATTTGAATTGAGACAAGAAGGAGTAAAAGTTTTGGCTCAAGGCGTGACTGGCGGAAAAATGAAATTATTAAATGCTTTTAAAAGTGATAAAAATACAATATTGCTAGGCACTTCTTCTTTTTGGGAAGGAGTGGATATTCCTGGTGAAAATTTGTCATGCCTGGTAATTACTAAAATTCCATTTGAAGTGCCAAGCGAGCCAATTTTTGAGGCAAGATCAAGTCAATATCAAAATAAGTTTATGCAATATTCTATTCCACGCGCTATTTTGACTTTTAAACAAGGATTTGGCAGATTAATAAGGTCAAAAACTGACAAAGGCGTAGTTGTGATGCTTGATTTGAGACTTGAAAATACTGACTATGGCATGAAGTTTTTACAAGCTTTGCCTAAAGTAGGTGTTTCTCACCATGAAATTAAGGAAATTGGTACAGAAGTTGAGAAATTTTTGGAAAAACATTGA
- a CDS encoding DUF3352 domain-containing protein translates to MSKRRKQYLQNQKRNKKLIIIIAILLVLIFGLGMIFAMYSNNIAKKSMESFVPNDLISFAIVDINKDSKQNVKLTEIAKRMGNDKTFSDYLQSLVLAGITPDDLKIDENTFYGWLGKKIAVGNIRVTNDRFSKIFLVEIKNRDLLNNFLNIFDDNLEKKGYVVAKEDFRGNEITNITRKNNLTYAIYDNYLLVSEFPDGLKKMIDTKLGNGKALAYDGKYKKAKNKLNNQDGVVFVYGDVLELMKVFLKSNLKLDDDIMGKLKEIGGKYYAGAKFSASDDKILAKIYMPELYKISDNKKIKPKFADFVSESTAFYMEGASLKPTLTSFVAGNSPDPNAEFALISRGVELDYGIDLNEFLDLLSGQYGIYLAPDFTNEKIRVALMIDIKGKDNAQEKFNKVEGSLAKLIKKYLNDDKDANFITRKNKDITYKIMNLPKKAFDLGYFVKDDKLVIFSSEKILDNFQSDDKLNSDADFKELANSKTEQLIFISIDDLLKLSSNFGGDKNTASLAQSLGAIRITKNRKWSGNFIDAEITVK, encoded by the coding sequence GTGTCAAAACGTCGAAAACAATATCTTCAAAATCAAAAAAGAAACAAGAAACTAATAATTATAATTGCAATTTTGCTTGTTCTTATTTTTGGTTTGGGAATGATTTTTGCGATGTATTCCAATAATATTGCTAAGAAGAGTATGGAATCTTTTGTGCCGAATGACTTGATTTCATTTGCAATAGTAGATATTAATAAAGATTCTAAACAAAATGTAAAATTAACAGAAATTGCCAAAAGAATGGGCAATGACAAAACTTTTAGCGATTATTTGCAAAGCTTGGTACTTGCTGGAATAACGCCAGATGATTTAAAAATTGATGAAAATACTTTTTATGGTTGGCTTGGCAAAAAAATTGCTGTTGGCAATATTCGAGTGACAAATGATCGATTTTCTAAAATTTTTCTAGTTGAAATTAAAAATCGAGATTTACTAAATAATTTTTTGAATATTTTTGATGATAATCTTGAGAAAAAAGGCTATGTAGTTGCCAAGGAAGACTTTAGAGGAAATGAAATTACAAATATTACCAGAAAAAATAACCTTACTTATGCCATTTATGATAATTATTTATTAGTTTCTGAATTTCCTGATGGTTTGAAAAAAATGATTGATACAAAATTAGGCAATGGCAAAGCTTTGGCTTACGACGGAAAATATAAAAAAGCGAAGAATAAATTAAATAATCAAGATGGAGTAGTTTTTGTTTATGGAGATGTGCTGGAATTAATGAAAGTCTTTTTGAAGTCTAATTTGAAGCTAGATGATGATATTATGGGAAAATTGAAAGAAATTGGCGGAAAATATTATGCTGGTGCAAAGTTTTCAGCTTCAGATGATAAAATTCTGGCAAAGATCTATATGCCAGAATTATATAAAATAAGCGACAATAAAAAAATAAAACCTAAATTTGCGGATTTTGTTTCGGAAAGTACTGCATTCTATATGGAAGGCGCAAGTTTAAAACCAACGTTAACAAGTTTTGTAGCTGGCAATTCGCCAGATCCAAATGCAGAATTTGCTTTAATATCTAGAGGCGTAGAGCTTGACTATGGAATTGATCTGAATGAATTTTTAGATTTGCTGAGCGGACAATATGGCATATATTTAGCTCCTGATTTTACTAATGAAAAAATAAGAGTGGCTTTGATGATTGATATTAAAGGCAAAGATAATGCTCAAGAAAAATTTAATAAGGTAGAAGGATCTTTAGCAAAGTTGATTAAAAAATATTTAAATGATGATAAGGATGCAAATTTTATTACTAGAAAAAACAAAGATATTACATACAAAATAATGAATTTGCCGAAAAAAGCATTTGATCTTGGGTATTTTGTAAAGGATGATAAACTTGTGATTTTCAGTAGCGAAAAGATCTTGGATAATTTTCAATCTGATGATAAATTGAATAGCGACGCTGATTTTAAGGAACTAGCAAATTCCAAAACTGAACAATTGATTTTTATTTCGATTGATGATTTGTTAAAATTATCTTCAAATTTTGGAGGAGATAAAAATACTGCAAGCTTAGCACAATCATTAGGAGCAATAAGAATTACCAAAAACCGCAAATGGTCAGGTAATTTTATTGATGCAGAGATAACCGTTAAATAG
- a CDS encoding CNNM domain-containing protein → MAIIIVMILTFVFSFFLSLLESSWLKMVTADIVKYEMEHKQTKTTALMKKILKNQPIVVSFILLMIYSVLYFGPLTIGRLAAKTDGPLLEISLFVYPLFMFYLGEIVPKIFGIKFSFQSCKYSAHILFVLMIVFYPITWLIKWTTKIMGGYEEVVDEKDVIALARLACEQKALSREEAAILERYLAVNNLHAKDLMVPIKDCSKVKSTTSRADLLGAVKRDRPILIVDDQNPKIVIGFISPDDLLEFVLRINKETLVLRGLVSATIEIPNNMLIGEAYALLKNNPVGRVIDKSEKTLGIITLHDIVVKFLQTQDDLE, encoded by the coding sequence GTGGCAATAATAATCGTAATGATTTTGACTTTTGTGTTCAGCTTTTTTTTATCTCTTCTTGAATCTTCATGGCTAAAAATGGTTACTGCTGACATTGTGAAATATGAAATGGAACATAAGCAAACGAAAACAACTGCGCTGATGAAAAAGATTCTAAAAAATCAGCCAATTGTTGTTAGTTTTATTCTCTTGATGATATATTCTGTTTTGTATTTTGGACCATTGACTATTGGCAGGTTGGCAGCAAAAACTGATGGACCGTTGCTTGAAATATCGCTCTTTGTCTATCCATTATTCATGTTTTATCTTGGTGAGATTGTACCAAAGATTTTTGGCATTAAGTTTTCATTTCAATCCTGCAAGTATAGCGCTCACATTCTTTTTGTGTTAATGATTGTTTTTTATCCGATTACTTGGCTGATCAAATGGACAACAAAGATAATGGGCGGATATGAGGAGGTAGTTGATGAAAAAGATGTGATTGCATTAGCAAGACTTGCATGCGAACAAAAAGCGTTGTCACGTGAAGAAGCGGCAATTTTGGAACGCTATTTGGCAGTCAATAATTTGCATGCCAAAGATTTGATGGTGCCGATAAAAGATTGTTCTAAAGTAAAATCAACAACTTCGAGAGCAGATTTGCTTGGAGCTGTAAAAAGAGATCGGCCGATTCTAATTGTTGACGATCAAAATCCAAAGATTGTGATTGGCTTTATTTCTCCTGATGATTTGCTGGAATTTGTTTTGAGAATAAACAAGGAAACTCTTGTTTTACGAGGATTAGTAAGCGCAACAATTGAAATTCCAAATAATATGCTGATTGGCGAAGCGTATGCTTTATTAAAAAATAATCCAGTTGGACGAGTAATTGATAAATCAGAAAAAACTCTTGGCATTATTACTTTGCATGACATTGTCGTAAAGTTCCTTCAAACCCAAGATGACTTGGAGTAA
- a CDS encoding DUF3352 domain-containing protein, which produces MDIIKKKEQVFISPVQEISGKKKKPIWLKVVLVLLGILVLAGILALAGFFVYDYFKAKNLDPLVKLVPNEVSFYAYTNRMNIGNETLKNTDLLLASKSAKNILPTNLEVALGSESAYALLRDAHIFIFKDANLELFKNNVINNANTSFFDYSNVKIYEVKLANQNPFSYLVINNILVISDNDDALRKVVDANVDQAKSLRNDKYFNEVNKKVLSDSFMYAFSKKTNDLLALLPNFSALNSIDKFIFDNNYFFLTAKEENSDINLKIYSDLNLNKQLSLKEPFKFLPNKTTMAYSGNNLQNTYQDLKKDANSNVNFLEFLDGFEDQIKNNYGISFENDLLPLFDNNFEFIVLPGKKDQTSWSVISEVDNEAKLSDKMGQVETGLIKYFARQKPREKKVELADGSEGIELLPDVSKFKFVNADFENFKLRTLIEKENKKDLDSFAYSFYDNKLILASSSDALKEILKSFQNQNSEINADVKANNGLLYLNSLDFLNNFGISLKGDLTLGFEDGNTINGLIRLY; this is translated from the coding sequence ATGGATATAATCAAAAAAAAGGAACAAGTTTTTATTTCTCCAGTACAAGAAATAAGCGGCAAAAAGAAAAAGCCTATTTGGCTGAAAGTGGTTTTAGTGTTGCTTGGAATTTTGGTATTGGCTGGCATTTTAGCTTTGGCTGGCTTTTTTGTTTATGATTATTTTAAAGCGAAAAATCTGGATCCATTAGTAAAACTTGTACCGAATGAAGTTTCTTTTTATGCTTATACTAATAGAATGAATATCGGCAATGAGACTTTGAAGAATACTGATTTACTATTAGCGTCAAAAAGTGCAAAAAATATTTTACCGACCAATCTTGAGGTTGCTTTAGGTTCGGAAAGCGCATATGCCCTATTAAGGGATGCTCATATTTTTATTTTCAAGGATGCGAATTTAGAATTATTTAAAAATAATGTAATTAACAATGCAAACACGAGTTTTTTTGATTACAGTAATGTAAAAATCTATGAAGTAAAGCTTGCTAACCAAAATCCATTTAGCTATTTAGTGATAAATAATATTTTAGTCATTTCTGATAACGATGATGCTTTGAGAAAAGTAGTTGATGCAAATGTTGATCAAGCTAAGAGCTTGAGAAATGATAAATATTTTAATGAAGTGAATAAAAAAGTTTTGTCTGATTCTTTTATGTATGCTTTTTCTAAAAAGACTAATGATCTGCTTGCTTTACTCCCAAATTTTAGCGCTTTAAATTCAATTGATAAATTTATTTTTGATAATAATTATTTCTTTTTAACTGCAAAGGAGGAAAATTCGGATATTAATTTAAAAATTTATTCTGATTTAAATTTGAATAAGCAATTGTCTTTGAAAGAGCCATTTAAATTCTTGCCAAATAAAACAACTATGGCTTATTCAGGAAATAATTTGCAGAATACTTATCAAGATTTGAAAAAAGATGCTAATTCAAATGTTAATTTCTTAGAATTTTTGGATGGCTTTGAAGATCAAATTAAAAATAATTACGGAATAAGCTTTGAGAATGATTTACTCCCATTATTTGATAATAATTTTGAATTCATTGTTTTGCCTGGCAAAAAAGATCAAACTTCTTGGAGCGTGATTTCGGAAGTTGATAATGAAGCAAAATTAAGCGATAAAATGGGACAAGTAGAGACAGGATTGATAAAATATTTTGCGAGGCAAAAGCCTAGAGAGAAAAAAGTTGAATTAGCTGATGGATCAGAAGGAATTGAATTATTGCCTGATGTTTCCAAATTCAAATTTGTTAATGCTGATTTTGAAAATTTTAAATTAAGAACTTTAATTGAAAAAGAAAATAAAAAAGATTTGGACAGTTTTGCCTATTCTTTTTATGATAATAAATTGATTTTAGCTAGCTCTTCAGATGCGCTTAAAGAAATTTTAAAATCATTCCAAAATCAAAATTCAGAAATAAATGCTGATGTAAAAGCTAATAATGGCTTATTGTATTTGAATTCATTGGATTTTTTGAATAATTTTGGAATTAGCTTGAAAGGAGATTTGACTCTTGGGTTTGAAGATGGAAATACGATTAATGGATTGATACGATTATATTGA
- a CDS encoding TraR/DksA C4-type zinc finger protein: MQDNNIKDKLEKEKQQLQKSLGDVATKDPKAKDDYDPKFKNFGDPIFDNTAEAAEVSLYDSNLSVEGNLEQKLKDVDNALDRIKKGTFGKCENCNKMIDKARLEANPTATYCIECAKK, encoded by the coding sequence ATGCAAGACAACAATATAAAAGACAAATTAGAAAAAGAAAAACAACAACTTCAAAAGAGCTTGGGCGATGTTGCGACAAAAGATCCAAAAGCCAAAGATGATTATGATCCAAAATTCAAAAATTTTGGCGATCCAATCTTTGATAATACAGCTGAAGCTGCTGAAGTCTCTCTTTATGATAGCAATTTGTCTGTTGAAGGAAACTTAGAACAAAAATTAAAAGACGTAGATAATGCTTTAGATAGGATTAAAAAAGGCACTTTTGGTAAATGCGAGAATTGCAATAAAATGATCGATAAAGCAAGATTAGAAGCAAATCCAACTGCGACTTATTGCATAGAGTGCGCAAAAAAATAA
- a CDS encoding YifB family Mg chelatase-like AAA ATPase yields the protein MPGRVISASVIGLDSFLIQVEADIFQNSVLPAFDVVGLPDKTVQESRARVRSAIKNSGFLFPPKRVTVNMAPADLKKEGPAFDLAIALAILKANGEIEFDEKDKIFIGELSLEGELRHVNGIISVASMVKEKGLKQLYLPFCDLAEASLIPDIEIYPVKSLTQLILHLNGRSVIIPTRSKGLTNLSDENIISKFDMAYIKGQEHAKRALEIAASGSHNMLMSGPPGSGKTLLARTLPTILPKMTVTEALEVTKIYSIAGHLSDNDSLVKIRPFRSPHHTASGVSLVGGGAYPRPGEISLAHRGVLFLDELPEFDRKILDNLRQPLEDNIIQISRAQQTLTFPAKFTLVASMNPCPCGYYMSNDKECSCTPVEVSRYQKRISGPLMDRIDLHIDVPKVKYENLVDEQLAEKSADVQKRVQKAREIQVKRFKNMPITSNSEMGHSEMRNFCKIDSVSQELLHNAVNTLHLSARAYNRILKVSRTIADLENCENIEAKHIAEALQYRPKES from the coding sequence ATGCCTGGGAGGGTCATAAGCGCATCAGTAATTGGCTTGGATAGTTTTTTAATCCAAGTTGAAGCTGATATTTTTCAAAATAGTGTTTTGCCAGCTTTTGATGTTGTTGGATTACCTGATAAAACTGTCCAAGAATCAAGAGCAAGAGTTCGATCAGCAATAAAAAATAGCGGATTTTTGTTTCCGCCTAAACGTGTAACTGTAAATATGGCGCCGGCTGACCTTAAGAAAGAAGGGCCGGCTTTTGATTTGGCAATTGCTCTTGCAATCCTCAAGGCTAACGGCGAGATTGAATTTGATGAAAAGGACAAGATTTTTATTGGTGAATTATCTCTTGAAGGAGAATTAAGACATGTTAATGGCATTATTTCTGTTGCTTCGATGGTAAAAGAAAAGGGCTTAAAGCAATTGTATTTGCCTTTTTGCGATTTGGCTGAAGCAAGCTTAATTCCGGATATTGAAATTTATCCTGTTAAGTCTTTAACTCAATTAATTTTGCATTTGAATGGCAGAAGTGTGATTATTCCAACTAGATCGAAAGGTTTAACTAATCTTTCCGATGAAAATATTATTTCTAAGTTTGATATGGCTTATATCAAAGGTCAAGAACATGCGAAAAGAGCTCTTGAAATTGCAGCATCAGGATCGCATAATATGCTAATGTCTGGACCTCCAGGATCTGGAAAAACATTATTAGCTAGAACATTGCCAACTATTTTACCAAAAATGACAGTTACTGAAGCTCTTGAAGTCACAAAAATCTATTCTATTGCTGGTCATTTGAGTGATAATGATTCACTTGTTAAAATAAGGCCTTTTCGAAGTCCGCATCATACTGCTTCAGGTGTGAGCTTAGTTGGCGGAGGTGCCTATCCTAGACCTGGCGAGATAAGTTTGGCACATCGCGGAGTATTATTTCTTGATGAATTACCTGAATTTGATCGAAAAATATTGGATAATTTAAGACAGCCGCTTGAAGATAACATAATCCAAATTTCACGTGCTCAACAAACATTAACTTTTCCTGCTAAATTCACATTAGTTGCATCAATGAATCCTTGTCCTTGCGGATATTATATGAGCAATGATAAAGAATGTTCTTGCACGCCTGTCGAAGTGTCTCGCTATCAAAAAAGGATTTCTGGTCCATTGATGGATCGAATTGATCTTCATATAGATGTGCCAAAAGTAAAATATGAAAATTTAGTTGATGAGCAATTAGCGGAAAAATCAGCTGATGTTCAAAAACGAGTACAAAAGGCTCGTGAAATTCAAGTGAAACGATTTAAAAATATGCCGATAACTTCTAATTCAGAAATGGGCCATTCAGAGATGCGTAATTTCTGCAAAATTGATTCTGTGTCGCAAGAATTATTGCATAACGCTGTTAATACCTTGCATCTTTCTGCACGTGCCTACAACCGAATTTTGAAGGTTTCGCGAACTATTGCTGATCTTGAAAATTGCGAAAACATTGAAGCTAAACATATTGCGGAAGCACTACAATACAGGCCAAAAGAGTCGTAG
- a CDS encoding lytic transglycosylase domain-containing protein, whose protein sequence is MALFPTISNAKIDNTKLSKATMLENRLNKKVEFNAQYGINKEKIEMKKEAKKAKLAKAKENAEKAKKELELAKTPDTTGFDNVYKAAGEKYGVPWQILSGVHLIETHRSGDTFVASYAGAQGPMQFIPSTWAMYGVDGDGDGVANIGDSDDAIYSAANYLAASGASNGDIYSAIYAYNHADWYVNQVLDNARAVGYNA, encoded by the coding sequence ATGGCACTATTCCCAACTATATCAAATGCTAAAATTGACAATACTAAATTGTCTAAAGCTACGATGTTGGAAAATAGATTGAACAAAAAAGTTGAATTTAATGCGCAATATGGCATTAATAAAGAAAAAATTGAAATGAAAAAAGAAGCTAAAAAAGCTAAATTAGCTAAAGCTAAAGAGAATGCTGAGAAAGCTAAAAAAGAATTAGAATTAGCTAAAACACCTGATACTACTGGCTTTGATAATGTATACAAAGCTGCTGGTGAAAAATATGGTGTTCCATGGCAAATTCTATCTGGTGTTCATTTAATTGAAACACATAGATCTGGTGATACTTTCGTTGCATCTTACGCTGGTGCGCAAGGTCCAATGCAGTTCATTCCATCAACTTGGGCTATGTATGGTGTTGATGGTGATGGTGATGGAGTTGCCAATATTGGTGACTCTGATGATGCCATCTATTCAGCTGCTAATTATTTAGCTGCTTCTGGTGCAAGCAATGGCGATATTTATAGCGCTATCTATGCTTATAACCACGCAGACTGGTATGTAAACCAAGTTTTGGATAATGCTAGAGCTGTTGGTTATAATGCCTAA